The DNA segment GCGGCCAATCCGCTGATCGTCTGGTTATTGTCCGTCGGATCAAGCAAATACGCCGCCAATTGAATGTCATGCTCTGCCCCGGCGAACGAGATCTCTTGCCAATACAGTGCTAAATCCGCTCGGTGCAAGTCATAACCGGCCTTTGGATGTTGCGGATCCGCAAGCCATTCCCGAATCGGCTTCGCCGCTTCACTTAACAGAAATTCGTTGGATACGAAGAAATGTTGTTCCTCGGTGGACAGAATGAGCCCCATCACCTCGGCCTGATGCGGATTGTCCCCGTGAGATTCCACATACATCACTTCAATCTTTGGCAGTTGCTTCACAAGCTCTGTTAGAGTTGTGTCGTCAACAACCGTCACATCGACTTCTTCCAGCTCTACTGAACCATCAGCCGCTTCGGAAGCCTCAGTCCCTTCACCAAAAGCTAATCGTTCAAGCAAGGATTTAAACTCTAGCTTACGCAGCATCGGCGCCGCCTTTTCTTCTTTTAGGCCCCGAAAAATCATATCGTCAAAAGAACGATCAATCGGAACCTCACGGTGAATCGTAGCAAGTCGCTTGCTCAGCCGCGCATCCTCTGCATGCTGAACTAGGTTTTCCTTCATCTTGCCCTTCAGCTCGTCCGTTCGCGCAAGCACCTCTTCTACGGAGCCGAACTGATGGAGCAGCTTCAGTGCCGTTTTCTCTCCAATTCCCGGAACGCCGGGTATGTTATCCGAAGCATCGCCCATAAGACCTTTTAAATCGATAATTTGCTCCGGAATAAGACCGTATCTCTCCTTGATTTCTTGTGGTCCATAAGGTTCGACCTCACTGATCCCCTTACGGGTTAATGCCACCTTAACCTTATCGCTGACCACTTGAAGCATATCCTTGTCACCAGTTACGACGAGTACCTCTTTACCAGCCTCTTCAGCCTGCTTGCTGACCGTGCCGATAATATCATCCGCCTCATAACCGGGCTGCTCAAACCAGCATATTCCGAAGCTGTCCAGCAGCTCACGTGTTAACGGAAACTGCTCGGTCAATTCAGACGGCGTTTTCTCGCGGCCCCCTTTATAATCCTCATAACCTTCGTGGCGAAAAGTAACTTTCCCTGCATCAAATGCGACCATAATATGACTCGGTTTCTCATCTTGAATAAGTCTCAACAACATATTGGTAAATCCGTATACAGCGTTCGTATGTAAACCACTTGAATTATTCAGCGGCGGCATGGCAAAGAACGCCCGGTAAATAATACTATTCCCGTCAATTAAAATTAATTTTTCCATACAGCACCTCGTTCTTCAACATACTCCTGACTATTATTCTAACACATGCTCCCCGGATATATAAAAACAATACGTCAACTCCATGAAGTTATTTCAGGCAGGCTTATAAAATGCACTTGAGTTTTGATGATACCTAAAGCATGAACAAACGCAAACAGCAAAGCACCGGAACATTCCGGCGCTTTGCTGTTTCAGCATTTTATTCATATTAGAGCACTATTGATTCAGGTCAGGTCGATGCCCCGTTACAAGATAAACGGTGCTCTCCCCGATATTCGTAGCATGGTCTGCAATGCGCTCAATATATCTTCCTACAAGCGTAAGCAGCATCACCTGCTGTACAGAATCTGGATGACTAATGACGATCGAATACAGCTCGTTGATCATTTGACTATACAGATGATCGACCTCATCGTCATCCTTAGCCATCTTATAAGCCAAATCCGTATTTTCATCCAAATAGGACTGCAGTGATTCTTCCACCATAAGTTCCACAAGTTCTGCCAACTTCGGAATATCTACCAGCGGTTTAATCAGCGTCTGTCCACTCAAACGTAATGTCACCTTAGCGATATCCACCGCTAGGTCTCCCATACGCTCCAAATCGCTGGATATTTTAAAGGCAACGATAATCCGACGGAGATCTTTAGCTACAGGTTGCTGCGTAACAATCAATCTGGAGCCGATGTCCATCACTTCTTCTTCCATTTTGTTCAACTTTAGATCTTGCTCAATAACCTCTGTGGCTTTGCTTGAATCCATGGATTGCAGCGATAAAATGGAATCCCTAAGAGCACACTCCACATGCTCTCCCATTTCCCTCAACAACTGCCGCAGCTCCTCCAAATTTTGATCGAACTCTCTTCTTTGGATCATATCTCACTGCTCCCTTCTGTTAACCAAAACGTCCTGAAATGTAATCTTCGGTGCGAGAATCCTGTGGTGTCGAGAACAGTTTTCGAGTATCGTCTGACTCTATAATTTCACCACTCAGGAAAAAAACGGTTCGATCGGAAACCCGAGCCGCTTGATGCATGTTATGAGTGACCATAACGATGGTATACCTATCTTTTAATTCTTGAACCAAATCTTCAATCTTCAGTGTAGAAATGGGATCGAGCGCTGAAGTAGCTTCATCCATCAGCAGGATGTCAGGCTGTACAGCGATGGCCCTGGCGATGCAAAGCCGTTGCTGTTGGCCACCGGACAAACTAAGCGCGGAACGTTTTAGAAAATCCTTGACCTCATCCCACAATACCGCTTGACGAAGGCTCTGTTCGACAATCTCATCCAACTTTTCTTTATTTTTTACGCCATGAAGACGGGGGCCGTAGGCAACATTATCATAAATCGATTTCGGAAAAGGATTCGGCTGCTGAAACACCATGCCGACCTGCTTACGTAAAGTCTCTACCTCTACATCGTCGCTGTATATATCTTTACCGCCAATTAGCACAGATCCCTCGATTCGCGTGTTTGGAATCATGTCGTTCATCCGGTTGAGCGTCCGCAACAATGTAGATTTTCCGCATCCCGACGGCCCGATAAATGCGGTAATAGCTTTCTCCGGAATATCCAGGGACATATTCTTTAGCGCCTGAAATTGATCGTAATACAAATTCAATTTATCAATATGGATGATTGGTTCCATGTCATTTCTCCTTCATATCTCAGCAGCATACTGACAACAAACTGTAGGTCAATTATTAGTAACTATCAAACTTTAGACATAAAACCATTTTACCTTATCTATGTAAAAGATATTACCCCGAAATGTTAACGTAGTGTAAAAAATGTTTTCCGTACATTAACGCACCAGCGTTGTTTGTATGTTTTATTTTACTGCACAATGTTCATTGTTCCCCAGATAATTGCTCTAATTCATGAAGCACATTTTCTGTTTTCAAAGCTGCATTTCCTGCAGTCTCGTACACATCCCGGCCACTGGATTCTACACTTCGTACTGATTCAACAAGCATTTTAAAAGTATGATCCGCACTGTTCACACGATCGTGACTGAGCTGCATTTCCTGCGTGGTCAAGGATGAAGCATCTGCCGTTTGCCGAACAAGTCCGCTGACGATGTTGAGGGTTGAACCGATTTCATCCGAAAACTGCTTGGTTTGGAGTGCCAGCTTTCTAATCTCGCTAGCGACGACCGCAAAACCTCTTCCATGCTCGCCAGCATGAGCCGCCTCAATCGAAGCATTCATCGCAAGCAAACTGCTGCGATCCGCCAAGTCCCGTATCGAGGCTGCGATTGACGAAATATTGTCAGCATGCTGAAGTAACACCGCCACCTGCTCCGCTTGGGATTTTGTCAGAGACAGTACGCGAGTAAACGAGGCTTGTACCGTCTCGAGCTCAGACCGGCCTGCTGTCGCAAAGTCGCTCATCTCCTCCGACTCCCGCAAACTACGTTCGGCAGTAAGGGACACCTCTTTAACCAATCGGTCGATTTCAAGCACACTGATCTGACTTTCTTGGACAATCGCTTCGCGAATTTGGTCAGCTTCCAGCTGTAGTTCCCTCGACATTAACATAAGATCTTGAACCGTCATAACACCTCTGAACTTTCCTTCCTCCGTTAAAATCAGGCTATCATAGAACACGACGGCCTCCCGCTTTAACGCTGAATCGATGAGCTGCCCTGGCGAGGTACTTATCTCCGCGATTAGTGGCGATTTCTCCGCAAACATCAAAGCCGGCCTTTCATAAAATAAATCCGCGGCAAAACGCCCAGCCAAATGACGATAAAAGGTATCCCTCATCAAAAGGCCCAACGGCCTGTTCGAATGATCGCACACAATAATGCAAGGAATTCCCTTGTCCTTTTGAAAGATCTTCAAAACACCAAGACAGGATTCGTTAGAATCGACTTTTGGCACAGTTCGGCAATAAAATTCCGTCTTCACCACACAGCTTCGATCCTTCTTCCCCCCGGATGCCTTATCTCCCTTGTCATTCCTGTGCTCCTTGTGTTCCTTCACATGGACTGCAGCTGCACCACGATCAATCGTATTATTTTCCCGTTCAGCGACGGCCTGATTAACCACATTCACCACTCCCCCATCACGTACCTGCTCTTTCCTCTTATCTATCTCTGAATGCATCATAGAAGAAATTTGTTATGCACATGTCAACGGTACTTTGGGCCTATGTTAAATGTTTTACAATCCGGCAAACTTTAGACGTATATTCCAGAATTGCTTCTTTATTGACCTAGGTCATAAAAAGAAAGCCCTCTTAGACCTTCCCACAAAAAAAAAAGGCCCTGATCGATCAGAGGCCAATTTATATTTTATTACTCAGGCGATATGGTTGATGTCTTCTTCTTATTAACAACGAGCTTATAACCGACTCCGCGAATAGAATCAATATATACCGATCCGGGATCAAGCTCCAGCTTCTTACGCAACGAGCTCACATGAACATCCACGGTTCGCTGCCCGCCAATATAGTCAAAGCCCCATACCGCATTCATCAAGTCGTCCCGCGTCATAACTACACCCGGTTTGCGAGCCAAGTACAGCAGAACTTCAAATTCTTTCGGGCGCAACGTGATCTGTTCGTTCCCCAAGGTCACTTCATATTTCTCCGGGTAAATGACAAGATCGCCTAGCGTAATTTGGGAACCCACTTCTTGAGGCACCGACTTCCTCTCCGACTCATCCAGTCCCGAGGATCTTCTCAGCACCGCTGCTACCCGAGCTAACAGCTCAGCTACGCCAAAAGGCTTCGTAATATAATCATCTGCTCCCGATTTTAAACCTTGAACGACTTCCTGTTCCGCATTCTTCGCAGTTAGCATAATAACGGGTGTCTTCACACCTTCATTCCGAAGCCTTGACATGATTTCGAACCCGTTCATGCCCGGCAGCATCAAGTCCAGCAAAATCAAATTAAAATCATTTTTCAATGCCGTTTCCAATCCAGACTGCCCATGCTCTTCAACTACGACTTCATAACCTTCACTTGATAGATTATAAGATAGAAGCCTCGAAAGCGTTGGCTCATCCTCAATAACTAACAGCCGTTGCGTCATAGTACCCCCCATTTTCTAGTCCTGCATAATGGATGTCGACGAATCATGACAAGCCCAGCATATCACGGCATTGTTAACGTAGTGTAAAATTTTCAGCAAATTTCACTCTGGTCATGATTTTTAATTCTCATTTTTCATTTGATGCTAATTTCTATACGCTTTTGTTAATCAATCTATCGGATGCATGAGTGGCAGATCTAGTATAAACGAAGTACCTTCGCCCACTCTACTCTCCACCCGAATCGCGCCCCGATGGAGTTCTACCAAGTGCTTCACAATAGATAATCCCAGCCCTGTGCCTCCAGAACCCCGAGAACGTGCTTTATCTACTCTGTAAAAACGCTCAAAAATCCGCGGCAAGTCCTTCCTTGGAATGCCAATACCCGTATCGCTAACTGAGAATCGAATGATCTCTTGCTCCCCACCTTCATGCAGAACCTTAGCACCAATGCTTACTCTACCGCCTTCGGGTGTGTAGTTGATCGCATTGGATATCAAATTCATGAAGATTTGCCGAAGACGATCCTCATCTCCCTCGATAAATAAATGCTCCGGTATTTCCTGTAACAAAACAATCGATTTCTTGTTCGCCGCCGGAAGAAGCACCTCGGTGACACTGTCAAGCAGTTCTTTTAAATGAATCGGAGCATATTCCAAGGGAACACGCTTGGATTCAATCTTAGATAATTCCAGAATATCCCCAATCAAGCGATTTAACCGATCGGATTCATCATAAATAATCTGCAGGAAAGAGCGAATCGTATCGGTATCCTTAACTCCCCCCGACAACAATGTTTCGGCAAAGCCTTTTACAGCTGCAATCGGTGTTTTAAGTTCATGAGAGACATTCGCAACGAATTCGCTGCGCATCCTCTCCAATCGGCGAATGTCGGTCACATCCTGCAATAAGAACAGCATTCCCCGGTAACTGCCACTATCTTCACTCATCGGAACACCGTCAAATTGAAGAATTTTCTCTTCTGGATCGTACACATTACGTTCTTCCTGCAAGTATTCCTTATGCTGAATACCTTCCTCCACGAACTTCATGAACTCGTAATTCCGCTTCAGAATCGAATAGGGCTTGCCTAGGAGCTGATCTCCCCTCAAATGCAGAATCCGCTCCGCCTCTCGGTTTACAAGCGCAATATGCCCACCGGAATCCACCATCACAATTCCTCCGGTCATGTTGGCAAGAACACTTTGCATCAAGTCTTCATTGTCCCTAATCCACTTTAGCTGCTGCTGCAAACTATCTGCCATACCGTTAATGGCGGAGGCCAACTGACCAATCTCATCCTTGCGCTGCAGCTTTACCCGTGCGTCGTAGTCCAGACCGGAAATTCGATTAGCTACACGCGTGATATGCTCCAACGGCTTGGTCAGTCCGCTTGCGATCCGATAGCTAAGAAGCGCTGCTGCCAGGAACAGAATGATCAGCCCCCCGGCCATCCATACCCATCCACGGTTCATCCCTTCATCTATGGCGCTTAGGCTCATCGATAAGCGAATATACCCTTCGAAGCCTTCGTCCGAATACACCTTGTGCGCGACATAAAGCATATCGACATCTAGCGTTTCGCTATGCCGGATTACACTGCCAAACTTCTCTTGAGAAGCAGACAGGATTTCCTCCCGATCTAAGTGGTTATCCATATCCGCGGCACTCTTCTCCGAATCTCCAACCACTCGCCCATCCAAATCGATGAAAGTAACGCGGGAATGGATGCGCCGTCCAAGCTCTTCGGCTTCCCTCGTATAGTACTCCAACACTTGTTGACTGTCATCAAGCGGTCGAAACGGGAAGGTATACTCCAACAAGTTAATTTCCCGAACCAAATTCTCTTCCAGCGCTCGGATATGCGAATCCTTGAAAACCTGTATCATAGATAGTCCCGCGGCAAGCATGGATATTCCGATCAAGCTCATCAAGATGATCGTCAGCCGTGTTCGAAACGTCTTCATGCTTATTTAAATACCGGCTCTTTGAATGCAGCCAGCCTCTCTAGCGAAGACTTCTCAACATCGGCATGCAGACTTTGCCCATGAGAATCCATCGTCACAATAGCGGCGAAGCCATCCACTTCCAAATGCCACATCGCCTCAGGAATGCCGAACTCCATGAAATCTACACCCTTAACTTTCTTAATGCACTCTGCATAATACTGAGCTGCACCACCGATGGCATTCAAATAGACACCGCCATGCTCTTGCAGCGCTTTAAGTGTCTTCTTACCCATACCGCCTTTACCAATAACCGCACGAATACCGAATTTCTTTATAATATCCCCTTGATAAGGCTCCTCGCGTATACTCGTCGTCGGCCCAGCAGCCTTAACATGCCAGCCCTGCTCATCCTGAAGCATAACCGGTCCACAGTGATAGATAACCGCACCGTTCAAATCAACCGGGGCATCATGATCCATCAAATATTTGTGGAGGGCATCACGACCCGTATGCATCTCACCTTTAATGACAACGACATCGCCAACCCTTAGACTGCGAATCTGTTCTTCCGTGATCGGAGTATGCAGAATTACTTCCCGGTTAGCCTTTAGAATTGTCTCTCCGGCTGCCGCTGAGGTGACCTCCTCACTCCCCTTGATCGCCACTTCGTCCCCGCGCTCGTACAGCCAATTCACAATTTCGCCGCTGGCCGGATCAATGGCTACACCTTGCCGTCTAAATGCCCAGCAGTTATAGGCGACAGATACAAAGAAACTAGCAGGAAGGCGATTCGCCGCCCCGATCTTGCAGCCAAGCAGCGTTACTTCCCCGCCAAACCCCATTGTTCCAATCCCCAACTTGTTCGCTTTATCCATAATGTACTCTTCTAGCTGTTGAAGCTCTGCGACTGGATTCACATCATCGGCTAAACGAAACAATTGTTGCTTGGCAAGCTCATATCCCGTAGTCCGGTCTCCACCTATGCCCACGCCGATAAATCCAGCACTGCAGCCCTGGCCCTGTGCCTGGTAAACCGCATGCAGAATACATTTGCGAATGCCATCCAGATCACGGCCCGCTCGCCCCAGCCCCTCTAGCTCGGTAGGCAGGCTATATTGAATATTTTTATTTTCGCAACCGCCGCCTTTGAGTATTAGACGGATGTCCACAACGTTCTCTTCCCATTGCTCAAAATGAATAACGGGCGTTCCCGGCCCCAAATTATCCCCGCTATTCTCTCCTGTCAACGAATCAACCGAGTTCGGACGAAGCTTGCCCTCTTTGGTCGCACGTTTGATTGCCGCCAGAATGCCCTTCTTCATCTCTATTTGATTCGCCCCGACAGGGGTATGCACAATAAAAGTAGGCATGCCTGTATCCTGACAAATCGGCGATACTTGTTCTTCTGCCATCTTAATATTCTGCGTGATCGTAGATAGAGCAAGGCCTGCTCTCGTATCCTGATTTTCCGCTAGCGTCCCCCGCTTTATCGCTCGCCGCACATCCGCAGGCAAATTCGTTGAAGTTTCCACAATAAGTTCATACACACTTTGTTCAAACTGCCGCATAATCCAAGATCCCCTCTCTTGTCTACAAGTAACTGATTGACACAAAATTGCCGCGAATCTTACAGTTGGATTAACTTGTTCGTTAGTCTTATAATAACATAAACGTAGTGACAGGTTGACATATTCTGTTCAAAATTACCGATCAAGAAGAGAGGTAGCTCACTGATGAATTTTCATTTCTCCGCCTATATGTATCGCCTTCGTTCCATTAAACGCTGGAGCTTGATGAGAAGCACGGCTACAGAGAATGTAGCCGAGCATTCCTTCCACGTAGCCTTATTGACCCACCTGCTCTGCGAAATAGGTAACCACTTGTTTGATAGGAGCCTAAATTCAGACCGCGCGGCAACATTTGCTTTATTTCATGATGCGACAGAAGTATTTACTGGTGATATCCCAACCCCTGTGAAGCACCATAACCCTAGGCTTCTTTCAAGCTTCCGCGAGATGGAAGAAATCGCAGCTGAACGGCTTTTATCCATGGTGCCTCCCGAACTGCAACAAACCTATGGACCTTTACTATCGCCAACAAAGCATGCAGGCTATAGTGCAGAAGACAACGAATTACTTAAGTATGTTAAAGCGGCCGACAGCTTAGACGCCTACCTGAAATGCGCTTGGGAGCTCACATCAGGCAACCGCGAATTCGCTGTAGCCAGAGATCAGTTATTGGAAAAACTGGACCGACTTCATCTTCCGGAGATCGATTATTTTCTTCAACATTTGGCCCCCAGCTTTGACATGACGCTTGATGAGCTATCCGAACAAGTTTAAGCCCGTCCGTCATTCACCATAATAAGAATAATCGCCCCCAGGATAAGCGGCCGACTTGCGTGTAGCACACTCCTTGAGGGCGATTTATTGGCTTCCTATAGCTATCTTAAATCCAAACGAGAGAATGACTATCCATTCACGATCTCCCCGCCGTTAATATGCAGCACTTGCCCGCTGATGTAAGACGAATCATCACAACCCAGGAACACATACGCTGGAGCTAACTCCTCTGGCTGACCAGGTCGCTGCATTGGTGTATTCCCTCCGAACTGAGCCACCTGTTGCCGATCAAAGGTTGAAGGTATGAGCGGTGTCCAGATCGGCCCAGGAGCCACAGCATTTACACGTATTCCTTTCTTGCCGACGATATTCATAGAGAGAGCCCGTGTAAAACTGACGATCGCTCCTTTCGTTGCCGAGTAATCAATCAACTGCGGATTTCCTCGGTATGCAGTTACAGAGGTCGTATTAATAATCGCGCTGCCCTTCTTCAAGTGAGGCATCGCAGCCTGCGTTACGAAGAACATCGCAAAAATATTCGTTCGGAACGTCTTCTCCAACTGTTGGGCTGTAATATCGGTTATCTCCTCCTGTGGGTGCTGCTCTGCGGCGTTATTAATCAGAACATCCAGCCCGCCAAGCTGATCGACCGTTTGCTGTACAGCCTGCTTGGCAAAGGACTCATCACCCAAATCCCCGGATATGAGCACGCACTTCCGTCCCTCCTGCTCGACCTCTTGTTTCGTCCGGTTCGCATCTTCATTCTCGTTTAAATACACGATAGCCACATCAGCGCCCTCTTTGGCATAAGCAACCGCCACGGCCCGGCCAATCCCGCTGTCTCCACCTGTAATCAGCGCTACCTTGCCTTCCAGTTTGCCCGCTGCTTTATAGTTCCCTTCATACTTCGGACGCGGAATCATTTCTTCCTCAATTCCGGGCCGCTGATTCTGATGCTGCGGAGGCATGGTTTGCTTACCTTGTCCATTTCCTGACATGCTGCATTCTCCTTCCTCGCCGGTGTATTCATTTCCTGACCTTCTTTAGAATAACCCCTGTTCTTCGCCTTATCCGCCTACCTGCAATCATGCGTCTCAAGGGCTTAATCAAATGGAAATTACCACAACGAGCCTGGGTTTAAACAAAGGAGAAGGAATTACAGCAAGATATCAAACCGGTTTGCGAACCAGATCGAGTCATATTGGCGAAGCTTCAGATACCTCTCTCTAGCCTCATCAAATTCTGCTTGAGCGGCGCTGACATCATGCTCTCCATCACATGTCAATACCAATTCACGGGTCTTAACAATAATTTCTTCTTCGAAATGTATCCGAGTTAAGTTGATCACATCATTGCCCCAATAAGCAACCCGCTCATCCGGAGGATAATTATACCTGAATACCAGCGTCAGACATATGCCGGGGACGTGATAACACACGCGCCCAAGCAGCCAGCTTCTTATAGAAAACTCTGCTGTCTCTATTTCCTTCGTAAAAAAACCGCTTAACAGCCCACCCAGCTCTTGGAAGGTTTGAAGACTTACGGCAAAACAATCCGAGGATAGCCAAGGAATATCATCTTGCTCCGACACGGCAGGAAAATTATAAATCGACGCAAGCAGCCCACCCGCTGGAAACTCGCAGCGCTGTACATTGTCCGAACGGCCTTGTGCCGTAAATGACGGTGAAGTGCAATCCGCCCTTCCCTGCTGGATCGGTTCCAGCAGAGCCTCCATCCAGCCATCTTCAAAATAAAGTCTGGGGCTGCAAAAAATCAAATAACTCCCCAGGGCATGGGAAGCTGCCAGTTGCCTGGAGGATATCCCACTTTGCGCTTTGAATTTGCGAAGCGGCTTATCAAATTTGTAGTGAATTAGAAAATCACAACAGCCGTCCACAGAGCCCTCGTCAACGATGATGACTTCATAGCTATAAGCGACACGAGATACCTTCATGGATTCTAGCGTTGTCTGTAAATCAATTCCTTCGTTCTGCACCGAAATAATGACGGATACAAGAATAGGTTGAGCAGACATGGTTTCTCTCCTTATAAATGGAAATAATAAAATACGGAATGGAAATTGAGATAATTTTAATCATTGATTACATATTAACCCATTTAACACTTGGAGTAAATACAAACAAAACTAATAGTATATTATCTTTACCTCTCATACTCACTATGGTTAATTACAGGAGGGGTGTTATGGATTACAGATCATTGGGTAAAAGGCTTCGTCAGGAACGTCATAAAATGCATTTGACCCAGGAAAAACTTGCTGAGAAGATTGAGGTTTCCGATGCGTACATAGGTCAAATTGAGCGAGGCGAAAGAAGCTTATCGTTAGAAACTCTTGTTAAGCTAGCAAATCAATTAGGTGTCACGGTCGATTACTTGCTTCACGATTCCATCGAAATCAATGACGACCATTTCCTGAACCAAATCAACCAGATTATGATTCACCGTTCACCGAAGGAGAAGCAATTGGCGTTAGACACAATCAAGATGATATTTACCCACTTAGACGATATGCAAAGTGACAAAGATTCCTGATATTCCCATACTTAAATTAGTTCGCCGTTACATGAAAAAAACCTCTGATTTTCGAAAATTCGAAAATCAGAGGTTTTCATATTTCTTTCATATTTCTTTAGACCACTATCACATTAAATAATTGTCGAATAAACCATCAAGAAAGATATCAGGATCACGCTAACAGATAACAACATGCCTAAAGTACGGAGCTTGCCAGCCTCTGCTGTGATCTTTTTATTCTCGCGAATGCTTCCGATCGCCTGCTTCAATGGTTTAGCCATGACTCCGCCAAGTGCGCCAATGACAAGGAAGAGAATGACCACGACAACCATCCAAAGCACGGAATAATTTCCTTTACCGACCAAGTAACCGCCAGTCAACAACTGGATGACTAATCCGATTTGAGCAAAGCGATTTAATGATTTAACCGCGGAGAGCGTTCCTTCTTGAGCAGCTAAGGATAATTTACTGACCGCACCGAATACAAATGGCAGAACTAAGTAAAAACCAAGAGCCATAGCACCGATAATGTGAAGAAAAAGCATAACCTGAAACATGAACTAACCGCCTTCCATTTGTCAATTAATTTTATCACTATCCTAAATCCTATTATAGCTGTCAGGAAGTCAAACGTCTATCAATGTAAGTTCTTCTCAGAACTCTCCACGCTAAAAAAAGAGCAAACCTGCTCCTAGAAGAGGTTTGCTCTTTACTAATCATTTTATAAGTTATTAAAATTTAACCTTGGACAACTGCGATAACATTGCGTACCGAGTCCGCAGATTTGTCAAGCGCGGCCTTCTCATCCGCCGTCAATTCCAGCTCAAACACTTTCTCAATGCCATCGCCGCCAAGAATAGCAGGAACGCCCATGAACAGATTGTCATAACCATACTCGCCTTCAAGCAGAGCGATGACCGGCAGAACCCGTTTCTTATCCTTCAGGATCGCCTCCGTCATTTGGACAAGCGAGGCAGCTGGTGCATAGTATGCACTGCCACTGCCCAGCAAATTGACAATTTCCCCGCCGCCCACACGTGTGCGCTGAACGATCGCTTCGATGCGTTCTTTGGAAATCAGCGTGTCGATGGGAATGCCCCCGACGCTGGAGTATCGTACTAACGGTACCATATCGTCGCCATGGCCGCCAAGCACAAAGCCGCGAACGTCTTCGACCGATACGTTGAGCTCTTGTGCGATAAATGTGCAGTAACGAGCCGTATCGAGAACTCCAGACTGACCGATAACGCGATTTTTAGGGAAGCCTAGTGTTTGATAAGCCGCATAGGTCATCGCATCAACCGGATTACTTAATATAATGACGATGGAATTCGGGCAATACGTCTTCACGTTCTCACACACCGAACGAATGATTCCTGCATTCGTACTTACAAGGTCATCGCGGCTCATTCCCGGCTTGCGAGCAATTCCTGCCGTAATGAT comes from the Paenibacillus lentus genome and includes:
- a CDS encoding methyl-accepting chemotaxis protein codes for the protein MNVVNQAVAERENNTIDRGAAAVHVKEHKEHRNDKGDKASGGKKDRSCVVKTEFYCRTVPKVDSNESCLGVLKIFQKDKGIPCIIVCDHSNRPLGLLMRDTFYRHLAGRFAADLFYERPALMFAEKSPLIAEISTSPGQLIDSALKREAVVFYDSLILTEEGKFRGVMTVQDLMLMSRELQLEADQIREAIVQESQISVLEIDRLVKEVSLTAERSLRESEEMSDFATAGRSELETVQASFTRVLSLTKSQAEQVAVLLQHADNISSIAASIRDLADRSSLLAMNASIEAAHAGEHGRGFAVVASEIRKLALQTKQFSDEIGSTLNIVSGLVRQTADASSLTTQEMQLSHDRVNSADHTFKMLVESVRSVESSGRDVYETAGNAALKTENVLHELEQLSGEQ
- a CDS encoding response regulator transcription factor, whose protein sequence is MTQRLLVIEDEPTLSRLLSYNLSSEGYEVVVEEHGQSGLETALKNDFNLILLDLMLPGMNGFEIMSRLRNEGVKTPVIMLTAKNAEQEVVQGLKSGADDYITKPFGVAELLARVAAVLRRSSGLDESERKSVPQEVGSQITLGDLVIYPEKYEVTLGNEQITLRPKEFEVLLYLARKPGVVMTRDDLMNAVWGFDYIGGQRTVDVHVSSLRKKLELDPGSVYIDSIRGVGYKLVVNKKKTSTISPE
- the pnpS gene encoding two-component system histidine kinase PnpS encodes the protein MKTFRTRLTIILMSLIGISMLAAGLSMIQVFKDSHIRALEENLVREINLLEYTFPFRPLDDSQQVLEYYTREAEELGRRIHSRVTFIDLDGRVVGDSEKSAADMDNHLDREEILSASQEKFGSVIRHSETLDVDMLYVAHKVYSDEGFEGYIRLSMSLSAIDEGMNRGWVWMAGGLIILFLAAALLSYRIASGLTKPLEHITRVANRISGLDYDARVKLQRKDEIGQLASAINGMADSLQQQLKWIRDNEDLMQSVLANMTGGIVMVDSGGHIALVNREAERILHLRGDQLLGKPYSILKRNYEFMKFVEEGIQHKEYLQEERNVYDPEEKILQFDGVPMSEDSGSYRGMLFLLQDVTDIRRLERMRSEFVANVSHELKTPIAAVKGFAETLLSGGVKDTDTIRSFLQIIYDESDRLNRLIGDILELSKIESKRVPLEYAPIHLKELLDSVTEVLLPAANKKSIVLLQEIPEHLFIEGDEDRLRQIFMNLISNAINYTPEGGRVSIGAKVLHEGGEQEIIRFSVSDTGIGIPRKDLPRIFERFYRVDKARSRGSGGTGLGLSIVKHLVELHRGAIRVESRVGEGTSFILDLPLMHPID
- the pstB gene encoding phosphate ABC transporter ATP-binding protein PstB, giving the protein MEPIIHIDKLNLYYDQFQALKNMSLDIPEKAITAFIGPSGCGKSTLLRTLNRMNDMIPNTRIEGSVLIGGKDIYSDDVEVETLRKQVGMVFQQPNPFPKSIYDNVAYGPRLHGVKNKEKLDEIVEQSLRQAVLWDEVKDFLKRSALSLSGGQQQRLCIARAIAVQPDILLMDEATSALDPISTLKIEDLVQELKDRYTIVMVTHNMHQAARVSDRTVFFLSGEIIESDDTRKLFSTPQDSRTEDYISGRFG
- the phoU gene encoding phosphate signaling complex protein PhoU: MIQRREFDQNLEELRQLLREMGEHVECALRDSILSLQSMDSSKATEVIEQDLKLNKMEEEVMDIGSRLIVTQQPVAKDLRRIIVAFKISSDLERMGDLAVDIAKVTLRLSGQTLIKPLVDIPKLAELVELMVEESLQSYLDENTDLAYKMAKDDDEVDHLYSQMINELYSIVISHPDSVQQVMLLTLVGRYIERIADHATNIGESTVYLVTGHRPDLNQ